A region from the Desulfomonilaceae bacterium genome encodes:
- a CDS encoding CaiB/BaiF CoA-transferase family protein has protein sequence MGALDGTKVIDVSRLLPGAFCSTMLADHGADVTVVEAPRFRENQVIGVVPMVRRNKRHIALDLSGESGKNIFYELVAQADVLIEGFRPGIATKLGLDYESICRVNPRVIYCSITGYGQDGPLRQKAGHDMNYMALAGILDLLRDNHGEPTQPNFQMANLSGSLYAVVGILLALFSRTVTGKGQYIDVSITDGLISLLAIPLSSVFSGSLIPGRPDNKSQETYACYRLYRTKDNRHIFVGPLEAHLWKILCEKLGKPEYTEKQFDSSSIPEVSRGLQEIFSRRDLKDWIEFLGGPDYCVSPLNRVEDLPFEPQLIERQMIQRNDQGVPVPGVAPRLSETPGSIRKDSYTFGGETIEILTELGYSKDSILKLKKEGVIWAADSATL, from the coding sequence GTGGGCGCTCTCGACGGAACTAAGGTAATTGATGTCAGCAGGCTCTTGCCTGGGGCTTTTTGTTCAACAATGCTGGCAGATCACGGCGCTGATGTCACCGTAGTTGAAGCGCCTCGCTTCAGAGAAAACCAGGTGATCGGGGTTGTTCCGATGGTTCGCAGGAACAAGCGTCATATTGCGCTCGACCTTTCCGGAGAGTCAGGCAAAAATATTTTCTACGAACTAGTGGCGCAAGCTGATGTATTGATCGAGGGATTCAGGCCCGGTATAGCGACAAAGCTGGGTTTAGATTACGAGTCCATTTGTAGGGTAAACCCTCGGGTAATTTATTGCTCGATTACAGGGTACGGTCAGGATGGGCCCTTACGACAAAAGGCCGGTCACGATATGAATTACATGGCATTAGCCGGCATACTGGACCTACTGAGAGACAATCATGGAGAACCCACCCAGCCCAATTTCCAAATGGCTAATCTTTCCGGGAGCCTCTACGCGGTCGTAGGCATACTTCTCGCTTTGTTTTCTCGAACCGTCACAGGTAAAGGCCAGTACATTGACGTTTCAATTACCGATGGATTGATCTCTCTGCTGGCGATTCCTCTTTCTTCTGTTTTTTCAGGATCTTTAATTCCTGGCCGCCCTGACAACAAGTCTCAAGAGACTTACGCTTGTTATCGTCTGTATAGGACAAAGGATAACCGACATATTTTTGTTGGCCCTTTGGAAGCCCATCTTTGGAAGATTTTGTGCGAGAAACTTGGAAAACCGGAATATACCGAGAAACAGTTTGACAGTTCATCCATCCCGGAGGTCAGTCGCGGGCTGCAAGAGATCTTCTCCAGGCGAGACCTTAAAGACTGGATTGAATTCCTGGGTGGGCCTGACTATTGTGTTTCTCCTTTGAACCGTGTCGAGGACCTTCCTTTCGAGCCCCAATTAATTGAGCGCCAAATGATCCAAAGAAATGATCAGGGTGTGCCAGTTCCGGGAGTAGCGCCCCGACTTTCGGAAACCCCTGGGTCAATACGAAAAGATTCTTATACCTTTGGGGGTGAGACAATAGAGATACTTACAGAACTTGGCTATTCGAAAGATTCCATCCTGAAATTGAAAAAGGAAGGCGTTATATGGGCGGCTGACTCAGCAACACTTTAG
- a CDS encoding ABC transporter ATP-binding protein, whose product MGKRLRMVLQVDEIDVHYGTAHVLQNVSFEVKQGETVALLGRNGMGKTTTLRSIMGLNPPTNGSIRFEGEEISKLPPNVIAKRGVSYIPDDLRIFPDLTCEENLEIAGRVSKRSGYWTKERVEALFPLLADRRKQKGSSFSGGEKKVLSLGRSLMMNPTLILLDEPSEGLAPMIVRKLLETIQDIKRHGVTILLADQNLRFCIEVCDRGYVLEKGTIVHGASMEAIWSNEDVVKRYLIL is encoded by the coding sequence TTGGGGAAGAGGTTGCGCATGGTGTTGCAGGTAGATGAAATAGATGTCCACTACGGTACGGCGCATGTGCTTCAAAACGTATCTTTTGAAGTGAAACAAGGTGAGACAGTAGCCCTGCTGGGACGAAACGGAATGGGAAAGACCACGACCCTGCGTTCCATCATGGGCCTGAACCCCCCTACGAACGGTTCAATTCGTTTCGAGGGCGAAGAAATCTCCAAATTACCTCCGAACGTCATCGCAAAACGCGGCGTTAGCTACATCCCAGACGATTTACGAATCTTTCCGGACCTCACATGCGAAGAAAACCTGGAAATCGCTGGAAGAGTCTCCAAACGGTCAGGATACTGGACCAAAGAACGAGTTGAGGCCCTATTCCCTTTGTTAGCGGATCGTCGGAAGCAAAAGGGCTCGAGTTTTTCAGGCGGAGAAAAAAAGGTACTTAGCTTAGGCCGGTCACTCATGATGAACCCAACGCTGATTCTACTCGATGAACCATCGGAAGGTCTTGCGCCCATGATTGTTCGAAAACTCCTCGAAACTATACAAGACATAAAACGACATGGTGTTACGATCCTTTTGGCGGATCAGAATTTGCGATTTTGTATTGAGGTCTGTGATCGAGGTTACGTTCTTGAGAAAGGGACCATAGTGCATGGAGCAAGTATGGAGGCTATCTGGTCCAACGAAGATGTTGTAAAGCGTTATCTTATTCTCTAA
- the glgP gene encoding alpha-glucan family phosphorylase, whose translation MKLRHLIVKPDLPDELQPLRIIAMNTWFTWNPEANRLFQSLDPDLWEKHGHNPIMLLSQLKETRIREILADNVLIDRVRDLERSFDNYVSNIENYSFNLERPIDYRIAYFSMEYGIAECLPIYSGGLGILAGDHLKSASNLCFPLIGLGLLYQKGYFRQYLNIDGWQQESYLDNDFYNMPLAPVSDGAGGQLSFDLEVDGSIVKILIWKVQVGRIPLYLLDSSHSSNSEAARRITAELYGGDLEMRMKQEIVLGIGGARALHILGLWPFVYHLNEGHAAFAALERIRQSMVTYKTSFEIAMEAVTASTVFTTHTPVPAGIDLFPQELIHKYFRKYMDSLGMTVKDLLDLGCANPEDRTSPFSMAVLALRLSRGVNAVSKLHGDVSKKMWRSLWPHIEEDDVPIGYVTNGVHIPSYLSKEMSDLFDRYLGEGWIEEPDNTKIWSRVYNIPHEQLWTVHETRRERLVNFCRRRFMKQMTSGGGSTLDKKRAREYLNPEALTIGFARRFAPYKRAGLILSDPDRLLKIMSDKRRPVQFIFAGKAHPKDMLGKEIIKKVVHQSRSEGFCRNLVFVEDYDINVARYLVQGCDLWLNTPKRPKEACGTSGMKAAANGVLNFSILDGWWPEAYDGTNGWIIGTDEESPDSEDQDRIDAEQIYDLLEYEIVPLFFDRGPDGLPHAWIEKMKNSMAKICGYFNSHRMIEQYMEEYYLQAGLAHQILGENRLTRGAELSEWKKRVRSLWKDVRVLDVSAPTGDRVSLGQTLEVTASIQLGKLRDEEVIVDLCHGTVGKDDNSERLTHRNITAMSSEAQLSDGVWRFKGTIHCEETGVFAYYLRVLPFHPYLFSPLSMNLVSWG comes from the coding sequence ATGAAACTCCGCCACCTGATCGTTAAACCCGATCTGCCGGACGAGTTACAACCCCTTAGAATTATTGCCATGAACACGTGGTTCACATGGAACCCTGAAGCCAACCGACTTTTTCAGTCTCTCGATCCGGACCTGTGGGAAAAACACGGTCACAATCCAATAATGCTATTGTCACAACTCAAGGAAACCAGGATACGCGAGATTCTCGCGGACAACGTTTTAATAGACAGGGTGAGGGACTTAGAACGGTCATTTGATAACTATGTGAGTAATATAGAAAATTATTCTTTCAACCTTGAGCGCCCGATTGACTATCGTATCGCCTATTTCAGCATGGAATACGGGATTGCGGAATGTTTGCCGATTTATTCAGGAGGATTGGGCATTTTAGCCGGAGATCACCTCAAGAGCGCATCAAACTTGTGTTTCCCACTAATAGGGTTGGGACTTTTGTATCAAAAGGGCTATTTCAGGCAATACCTAAACATCGATGGCTGGCAGCAGGAGTCCTATCTTGATAATGACTTCTACAACATGCCTCTGGCGCCCGTAAGTGATGGGGCAGGCGGGCAACTCTCTTTCGATCTGGAAGTGGATGGATCTATAGTAAAGATTCTTATATGGAAGGTTCAGGTGGGCAGGATTCCGTTATATCTCCTGGATTCCTCCCATTCGTCGAATTCCGAAGCGGCAAGGCGCATAACCGCTGAATTGTACGGCGGAGACCTCGAAATGCGCATGAAACAGGAAATAGTCTTGGGCATAGGAGGAGCCCGTGCGCTTCACATACTGGGTCTCTGGCCATTCGTTTATCATTTGAATGAGGGCCACGCTGCTTTCGCTGCGCTAGAACGCATAAGACAATCGATGGTTACTTACAAGACATCATTTGAAATCGCAATGGAGGCTGTCACCGCGTCTACCGTATTCACCACGCATACTCCCGTGCCAGCGGGGATAGATCTTTTCCCCCAGGAGCTAATCCACAAATACTTCCGAAAATACATGGACTCACTGGGCATGACCGTCAAGGACCTCCTTGATCTCGGATGCGCCAATCCGGAAGACAGAACTTCTCCGTTTTCCATGGCTGTTTTGGCTCTTCGACTTTCACGAGGCGTGAACGCGGTCAGCAAACTTCATGGAGATGTCTCGAAGAAAATGTGGCGATCACTTTGGCCACATATAGAAGAAGACGATGTGCCCATAGGCTATGTAACCAATGGTGTCCACATACCATCGTATCTTTCCAAAGAAATGTCGGATCTGTTTGACAGGTATCTGGGTGAGGGATGGATTGAAGAACCCGACAATACCAAAATATGGTCGAGGGTATACAACATACCACATGAACAGCTTTGGACAGTGCACGAGACTCGCAGGGAGAGGCTCGTAAATTTCTGTCGCCGTAGGTTCATGAAACAGATGACTTCCGGTGGAGGTTCTACGTTGGACAAGAAAAGGGCCCGGGAATATTTGAATCCAGAGGCTCTTACCATCGGTTTTGCCAGGAGATTCGCTCCATACAAAAGAGCCGGCTTGATTTTATCGGACCCTGACCGACTTCTGAAAATCATGTCTGACAAGAGACGGCCTGTGCAGTTTATTTTTGCCGGCAAAGCGCATCCAAAGGATATGCTCGGTAAGGAGATAATCAAGAAAGTAGTTCATCAGTCTAGATCCGAAGGTTTCTGCAGAAACCTGGTTTTTGTCGAAGACTATGACATAAATGTCGCTCGCTATCTTGTCCAGGGCTGTGATTTGTGGCTGAACACTCCGAAAAGACCTAAGGAAGCGTGTGGAACTTCGGGTATGAAGGCTGCGGCCAATGGAGTCTTGAACTTCAGCATCCTGGATGGATGGTGGCCCGAAGCTTACGATGGAACAAACGGTTGGATCATCGGGACGGACGAAGAATCCCCCGATTCTGAAGATCAGGACAGAATAGACGCAGAACAGATATACGACCTGTTGGAATATGAAATTGTTCCGCTGTTTTTTGACCGTGGTCCGGATGGGTTGCCTCATGCGTGGATTGAGAAAATGAAAAACAGCATGGCAAAGATTTGTGGGTATTTTAATTCTCACCGCATGATTGAACAATATATGGAAGAGTATTACCTCCAGGCAGGGCTGGCTCACCAAATTCTCGGAGAAAATCGTCTAACTCGAGGAGCTGAGTTGAGTGAATGGAAAAAACGGGTTCGATCTTTGTGGAAGGATGTAAGAGTCCTCGATGTCTCAGCGCCCACCGGGGATAGAGTTTCCCTAGGGCAAACCCTAGAAGTTACAGCCTCTATTCAGCTTGGAAAGCTGCGAGATGAAGAGGTGATTGTAGACTTATGTCACGGAACCGTCGGTAAGGATGACAATTCTGAACGTTTGACACACCGCAATATCACGGCAATGTCGAGTGAAGCACAGCTTTCCGACGGGGTTTGGCGTTTCAAAGGAACTATTCATTGTGAAGAAACCGGGGTTTTCGCTTACTACCTTAGGGTTCTGCCTTTTCATCCATACCTCTTTAGCCCTCTATCAATGAACCTGGTATCCTGGGGATAG
- a CDS encoding branched-chain amino acid ABC transporter permease — translation MNQYWKHLLSLACLVVLVIIGFFSGPFVLYVVTRIMILAIFALGYNLLLGRTGLLSFGHAAFFATGSYGLAITSIHLTSNPLLGILVGVAVAAVLSLCIGFFCVRHTEIYFAMLTLAFGMMVFALIWNLRSITGGDDGLYGIPRTAISLGIVNIPIRKGYQFYFFVLFFFVISVFLIHRIYMSPFGLILAGIRENHIRAEFAGLSVKGYRLGVFTVSGAFAGLAGTLSVLLESNVAPFSAHWSHSAEPVLVSLIGGLHTFSGPLVGSVVFVALREILQRFTYNWMLWFGVLLLAIIIGFRGGIVGSTADILKRHFRV, via the coding sequence ATGAATCAATACTGGAAACACTTACTATCATTGGCTTGTTTGGTTGTTTTGGTCATAATTGGTTTTTTTAGCGGCCCATTTGTCCTATATGTGGTGACGAGGATAATGATACTCGCGATTTTTGCCCTTGGATACAATCTGCTGCTGGGGCGAACCGGACTGTTGTCATTCGGACACGCCGCTTTCTTTGCGACTGGTTCTTATGGGCTGGCTATAACATCAATCCACCTCACCTCTAATCCACTTTTGGGAATTCTTGTCGGTGTAGCCGTAGCGGCAGTTTTGTCTCTTTGCATCGGTTTTTTTTGTGTTCGGCATACTGAAATATACTTTGCCATGCTAACTCTGGCCTTCGGGATGATGGTCTTTGCCCTTATATGGAACCTCAGAAGTATTACAGGTGGAGACGATGGCCTTTACGGAATTCCACGTACAGCCATTTCTCTTGGCATTGTGAACATCCCCATCAGGAAGGGCTATCAATTTTACTTTTTCGTGCTCTTTTTCTTTGTTATTAGCGTTTTTCTTATCCATCGTATTTACATGTCGCCGTTCGGGCTGATACTTGCCGGAATTCGAGAGAACCACATTAGAGCCGAATTCGCCGGCCTATCGGTTAAGGGCTACCGGCTTGGAGTGTTTACCGTATCCGGCGCGTTTGCGGGACTGGCCGGAACGCTCTCAGTGCTACTCGAGAGCAATGTTGCCCCGTTCTCCGCTCATTGGAGTCATTCAGCCGAGCCGGTACTGGTAAGTCTTATCGGAGGTCTGCACACTTTTTCAGGCCCTCTGGTAGGTAGTGTCGTTTTTGTCGCGCTTCGTGAGATTCTCCAACGGTTCACTTACAACTGGATGCTATGGTTCGGAGTACTATTGCTGGCAATTATCATCGGATTCCGAGGAGGCATCGTTGGATCGACAGCAGACATCCTCAAACGACATTTTAGAGTGTAA
- a CDS encoding branched-chain amino acid ABC transporter permease has translation MLQSLVHVCLAGISTGMFIWLVACGLTLVFGVLRVLNFAHGSFYMLGAYLCFAVLHAMGGNFWLGLLLGPLVVGAVGYFMERFLLRSVYHLELPYQLLLTFAMVLIFDDLVKMIWGAGSIGSPAVPGLAESISIVGRDFPVYSLFIIVVGPLVALGLYGLLEKTWWGRIVRAAASDREMALSIGVNVPQLYTGVFVFGAWLSAVGGALAVPYVGLLTTGMGEAIIISAFIVVVIGGLGSLKGAFLGSLLVGLLSSFGTRFMPMLDMFLTFGLMAAVLLWRPQGFFAEG, from the coding sequence ATGTTGCAATCGCTCGTCCACGTTTGCCTTGCCGGAATTTCAACCGGTATGTTTATATGGCTGGTAGCCTGTGGTTTAACTCTGGTTTTTGGTGTCCTTCGAGTATTGAACTTTGCGCACGGCAGTTTCTATATGTTGGGGGCCTATTTATGTTTCGCTGTACTGCATGCCATGGGTGGGAATTTCTGGCTTGGACTTCTGCTTGGGCCACTGGTTGTAGGCGCTGTGGGATATTTCATGGAGCGGTTTCTTCTACGTAGTGTTTATCACCTGGAACTGCCCTACCAGCTCCTGCTTACATTTGCGATGGTCCTAATTTTTGACGACCTGGTTAAAATGATCTGGGGGGCTGGATCCATAGGCTCACCGGCAGTTCCCGGCCTTGCCGAGTCAATTTCTATAGTGGGCCGCGATTTTCCGGTATACAGCCTTTTCATCATTGTCGTTGGCCCTCTAGTTGCGCTTGGCCTTTATGGCCTGCTGGAAAAGACCTGGTGGGGACGGATAGTCCGGGCCGCGGCGTCAGATCGTGAAATGGCCCTATCTATAGGCGTCAACGTGCCTCAACTTTACACTGGCGTGTTTGTTTTCGGGGCTTGGCTTTCAGCCGTGGGTGGAGCATTGGCGGTCCCTTACGTCGGACTCCTGACGACTGGTATGGGTGAGGCTATCATTATCTCAGCCTTCATTGTTGTAGTCATTGGCGGATTAGGGAGCTTAAAAGGTGCTTTTTTGGGGTCTCTATTGGTCGGCCTTCTCAGTTCTTTCGGGACAAGATTTATGCCAATGCTCGATATGTTTCTCACCTTCGGACTCATGGCCGCTGTTTTACTATGGCGACCTCAAGGTTTCTTTGCAGAAGGCTGA
- a CDS encoding ABC transporter substrate-binding protein — MDEQGTSRRNFLKAGLVTAAASALGTGIVKPVGLWATTPKIKGPIKVGYLTVLSGTLAGYGEFHKMGALMGVEEINAAGGIAGNKVELEIRDSTLAAPACIQGARYFVDSWGADFLAGVDSSGQALAMAPVVAELDRVLMVTHAATEKLTEDEVFKKGIKQVFRICTPTYQDGNAAAFVAKDLPVTTWATINPKYEYGYTTWNMFKDTLGKLKPGVKFTAESWAPFGTTDFRPHINTILDAKPEGLYSVVWAGELITLIKQAKQAGLFDKIKHVMLPVGAAMDVLEGLGPEMPDNIWISGRYFFLYPTTERNKEFVARFHKRWNHYPAYVSETAYSTMFAFKKAVEAAGSKDTAKVIQALEGMELDSPAGNRVFRKEDHQAMYEVPWGLTKADPKYPFKIMGKEIVIPAKEFFNRPPFEGPGTHPPFKD, encoded by the coding sequence ATGGATGAGCAGGGAACATCGCGTAGGAATTTTCTGAAGGCGGGCTTGGTAACCGCAGCCGCATCGGCTCTGGGGACCGGGATTGTGAAACCTGTGGGTTTGTGGGCGACCACGCCGAAAATCAAGGGTCCAATCAAGGTTGGTTATTTGACAGTCCTCTCCGGGACGCTTGCCGGATACGGCGAATTTCACAAAATGGGCGCATTGATGGGTGTGGAGGAAATTAACGCCGCTGGCGGCATCGCAGGAAATAAGGTGGAGCTTGAGATTCGCGACTCCACATTAGCAGCTCCTGCATGTATCCAGGGCGCGCGATATTTTGTTGATAGTTGGGGGGCCGATTTTCTCGCCGGAGTTGATTCATCAGGTCAGGCATTGGCAATGGCCCCTGTAGTCGCTGAGCTTGATCGGGTGCTAATGGTCACTCACGCTGCGACCGAAAAACTGACAGAAGATGAAGTCTTCAAAAAAGGTATCAAGCAAGTCTTCCGCATCTGCACGCCGACATATCAAGACGGGAATGCGGCGGCATTCGTGGCGAAAGATTTGCCGGTCACGACATGGGCTACAATAAACCCCAAGTATGAATATGGATACACGACATGGAACATGTTCAAAGACACTCTTGGAAAGCTGAAACCAGGGGTCAAGTTTACCGCCGAATCGTGGGCGCCATTCGGTACCACAGACTTTAGACCGCACATAAACACAATTTTGGACGCCAAACCGGAGGGGCTATACTCTGTAGTCTGGGCAGGTGAGCTGATTACTCTCATAAAGCAGGCCAAGCAGGCCGGTTTATTCGACAAAATCAAGCATGTCATGCTTCCAGTGGGTGCGGCGATGGATGTCCTGGAAGGACTGGGTCCCGAGATGCCTGATAACATCTGGATTTCCGGCAGGTATTTTTTCCTTTATCCGACTACTGAACGGAACAAGGAGTTTGTCGCCCGTTTCCACAAACGATGGAATCACTATCCCGCTTATGTTTCAGAAACCGCTTATTCCACGATGTTTGCGTTCAAGAAGGCGGTCGAGGCGGCTGGATCAAAGGATACAGCCAAAGTCATTCAGGCCCTGGAAGGTATGGAACTTGATTCTCCCGCCGGCAATCGCGTCTTCCGGAAGGAAGATCATCAGGCTATGTACGAGGTTCCGTGGGGTCTAACAAAAGCTGATCCGAAATATCCGTTTAAGATCATGGGCAAGGAGATAGTCATTCCGGCGAAAGAATTTTTCAATCGTCCGCCATTCGAGGGACCGGGGACGCATCCTCCATTTAAAGACTGA
- a CDS encoding glucose 1-dehydrogenase, with protein MFRDLFDLTNRVAVVTGASKGLGKAIAIALAGAGANVALYARNRDDLMTVKTSIESLGRRAEIFCVDILDKQGVNDTVKSTLGVFGKIDILVNNAGVNVRKPVLELSSEEWDLVMDTNLKGYFLMAQAVVPDMLSRSYGKVINMASILGAVGLPSQLAYASSKGGVVQMTKVMALEWAKQGVHVNAIGPTYFETPLVAQLRNDPERYGFIVERTPMGRWGQPDELAGIAIFLASRASDFITGQTIFIDGGWTIW; from the coding sequence ATGTTTAGAGATTTGTTTGATCTAACGAATAGAGTGGCTGTTGTCACAGGAGCGTCGAAGGGCCTTGGAAAGGCGATTGCAATCGCTCTGGCGGGGGCCGGCGCTAATGTGGCCCTTTATGCGCGCAACCGGGATGATCTGATGACGGTCAAGACGTCTATTGAGTCCCTGGGTCGAAGAGCCGAAATATTCTGCGTTGATATTCTGGATAAACAGGGCGTGAACGATACCGTGAAATCCACGTTAGGAGTGTTTGGGAAGATAGACATACTAGTAAACAACGCGGGCGTAAACGTACGAAAGCCGGTCCTCGAATTGAGTTCTGAAGAGTGGGACCTCGTGATGGATACCAACCTGAAAGGCTATTTCCTGATGGCCCAAGCAGTGGTCCCGGACATGCTTTCCCGATCATACGGCAAAGTAATCAATATGGCCTCTATTTTGGGCGCAGTTGGCCTTCCCTCACAATTGGCTTACGCATCCAGCAAGGGAGGCGTAGTGCAGATGACAAAAGTAATGGCTCTGGAATGGGCAAAACAGGGTGTTCACGTGAACGCTATTGGTCCCACCTATTTTGAAACTCCCTTAGTAGCGCAATTGAGAAATGATCCTGAACGATATGGATTTATTGTAGAACGGACCCCAATGGGGCGTTGGGGACAGCCGGACGAACTTGCTGGAATCGCTATTTTCCTCGCCTCTCGAGCCTCGGATTTCATAACCGGTCAAACCATCTTTATCGATGGAGGCTGGACAATCTGGTAA
- a CDS encoding ABC transporter ATP-binding protein, whose amino-acid sequence MGEILLDVRRLNKAFGAVVTAKDLNFCLYSGFITSIIGPNGAGKSTLINLLTGLQAPDSGEIWFQGREVTSEPIHRRVRQGLCRSFQVVNVFGNLTLFENLAIPVLALKGKARGMMRPVTSLKEVRKEVESVLDQVGLSDQAYMAARSLSHGDQRLLEVAIALAAKPRLLFLDEPTAGMNPVERSRILERIRQLSKTGEVTFAIVEHDMDIVFSLSDRVMALHRGQIIGDGSPEQIKMNPQVREVYLGEEVAHGVAGR is encoded by the coding sequence ATGGGTGAGATTTTGTTAGATGTTCGAAGGCTGAACAAGGCTTTTGGGGCGGTTGTCACCGCCAAGGACCTCAATTTCTGCCTTTACAGCGGATTTATTACTTCTATCATAGGTCCCAACGGCGCAGGTAAATCGACGTTGATCAACTTGTTAACCGGACTGCAGGCCCCGGATTCTGGAGAGATCTGGTTTCAAGGCCGTGAAGTCACAAGTGAGCCGATTCATCGACGGGTAAGGCAAGGACTGTGTCGTTCGTTTCAAGTTGTTAACGTGTTCGGTAATCTCACTCTGTTCGAAAACCTCGCCATTCCGGTCCTTGCGCTCAAGGGAAAGGCGAGGGGTATGATGAGGCCAGTAACAAGCCTCAAAGAAGTTCGAAAAGAGGTGGAAAGCGTCCTGGATCAAGTCGGTCTTTCAGACCAGGCTTACATGGCAGCTAGGTCGCTTTCACACGGGGACCAACGCCTTCTTGAAGTTGCGATTGCTCTTGCAGCGAAACCACGTCTTCTCTTCCTTGATGAGCCTACGGCAGGGATGAATCCGGTGGAGAGGTCAAGGATCCTCGAAAGGATCCGGCAACTTTCGAAAACGGGTGAAGTTACCTTTGCCATCGTTGAGCATGACATGGATATAGTTTTTTCTTTATCGGATAGAGTTATGGCCTTGCATCGAGGGCAAATCATTGGGGATGGTTCACCCGAACAAATCAAGATGAATCCTCAAGTTAGGGAGGTATATCTTGGGGAAGAGGTTGCGCATGGTGTTGCAGGTAGATGA
- a CDS encoding TetR/AcrR family transcriptional regulator, which produces MKYLLEIGTEIFQKLQPQKREKIIDSAISEFAENGYRKASVNKIVKIAGISKGSLFQYFASKPLLFTATVSASSLLVKDYLKNVRDETEGKSFFDRLETLIRSGFLFIDKHPQMARIYFHLLQSGEAPSGTEQVLELRERAERFLGELLYEAQKKGELRSDIRLEKLSFIMNSLLETLMRAYYSDFIGQSSGLYKADAARRDLWINSVVDFVKNGVSNQDHAKE; this is translated from the coding sequence ATGAAATATCTCCTGGAAATCGGAACTGAAATTTTTCAGAAACTGCAACCGCAGAAAAGAGAGAAGATAATAGATTCTGCCATATCCGAGTTTGCTGAAAATGGATATCGGAAGGCGTCAGTAAACAAAATTGTGAAAATCGCCGGTATCAGCAAAGGAAGCCTTTTCCAATACTTTGCATCCAAGCCTCTCTTGTTCACAGCCACTGTCAGCGCATCGTCTTTGCTGGTAAAGGATTATTTGAAAAACGTCCGCGATGAAACGGAAGGTAAATCATTTTTTGATCGATTGGAGACGCTTATCCGATCCGGATTTCTTTTCATAGATAAGCACCCTCAAATGGCAAGAATCTATTTTCATCTCTTACAATCGGGAGAAGCGCCCTCTGGAACGGAGCAGGTTCTTGAGCTGAGAGAACGCGCTGAACGTTTCTTGGGAGAGTTATTGTACGAGGCCCAGAAAAAGGGTGAACTAAGGTCCGATATTCGTCTTGAAAAGCTCTCATTCATCATGAACAGCCTACTCGAAACGTTGATGCGCGCATATTATTCCGACTTCATTGGTCAGTCTTCCGGACTCTATAAGGCGGATGCCGCACGGCGGGACCTGTGGATAAACAGCGTAGTGGATTTTGTCAAAAATGGAGTCTCGAACCAGGATCATGCAAAGGAGTAA
- a CDS encoding universal stress protein, with protein MKILVGYDGSNQAKEALNLAKKHAQAFNAYVYVVYSLKKGSQTTAGEIDQAKEWLEYTKQFFSASGIPVETHLLVRGVTPGEDLVQFAQEHDVDEIIVGIKKTSPVGKIVFGSNARHVILNADCPVVTVK; from the coding sequence ATGAAAATTCTTGTAGGTTATGACGGCTCCAATCAAGCTAAGGAGGCCTTAAACTTAGCCAAAAAGCATGCTCAGGCGTTTAACGCTTATGTTTACGTGGTTTACTCCTTGAAAAAGGGATCGCAGACGACCGCCGGTGAGATTGATCAAGCGAAGGAATGGCTCGAATATACGAAGCAGTTTTTTTCAGCGAGCGGGATTCCAGTAGAGACACATCTTCTTGTTCGCGGAGTCACTCCCGGGGAAGACCTCGTTCAATTCGCCCAGGAACATGACGTCGATGAGATCATAGTAGGGATCAAGAAAACCTCACCGGTAGGCAAGATCGTTTTTGGTTCCAATGCCAGGCACGTAATTCTCAATGCAGACTGCCCCGTAGTCACTGTGAAATAA